Genomic window (Neodiprion lecontei isolate iyNeoLeco1 chromosome 7, iyNeoLeco1.1, whole genome shotgun sequence):
CGATCGATTCGTCgtcgatttgaaaataaaaaaaaaattaaaataaaaatcgttacaGACTGCactgttgaaattttctctATGGAACTTCTTACACTGAATTAGAAGTTTTATTCGGATACGGAACAGTGAATTCACCATACATTTACTGTGTGTTCAGTTTACGaacacaaaaattttaataaaaaattttgtcaaattaaattacttttttgtctttttcctattaattttagtaaaatcaacaattttgattctaaatttcaaaaaaatgcaTAGCAATTTACGATGCTGCgctgaatttgtaaatttacacAACTTTTGTACGGTAAATGTGTAGTAagttcacaatcatttttaacagtgtgGGCAACTGCTTCTCTCCATGATTACGATCGGAATTAATTGGTGGGGAAAAAATGCTAGAGTCCAATTTTTGTCCTCCATTTTATTGCGTCAAAACCAAATCACATAAATGACGTACGATACTTaggaaataaatataacatacATTGCATtgtactaattgtaagacgcTTTGCGATATAAGTACTAGACTCTTGTGTGTGTTGgtttggttgaaaataaaaaaaaaaattgcaaacagaaaatgatataataataacagtataTAAACTTTGAAGTATAATTTGTTGGTGCATTCGAAATTAAGTGCGTAGTGTTTGATGGAActgttgtataaattttttctttccattttttagatatcaattttattattcttgcAGCTGTGTGGCAAAATTCCTCAACTCGTTCAAACGGTTCCCTTCAAACTCGGGAGCCGATTTCGGTGAATATCGAACTTCACGTATTTTCGTTTCAAGCTTTGCGCGGATCGGTACACAGACGATATTATCGTACGCATTAGGGAATCAGCCTGCAGTTCGTCAACTAGTTTCAGTGTCACTCATCCGTAAGGTGAAGGAGAGACAGGCTCGAATCGCGATGTCTGTAGCCGATGCACAAAATCACACAACAGCGATATTGTCACAGCGTTAATTTTAATCTGTCCGATAGCAAACGCGAGCTTCCTAACAACGAGAACTGAACGTGAAGCGATAAACTCGGTACAACGAATACGTCTGTCTTGACTTGGGTTAATCTCGTTCGTCGGTTAAACTTGACGTTTTGCAATTTCGACCGAAAacataaaatgataaaacagtgCACGATTTACGTGCATCGTTAAAATTGTTTAGTACCTGCACACGATATCGATTAGCTACTGCGGTTACAAACATCGACGCAAGTGATacaacgaaatgaaaatcgtcgatgcggataaattttcattactgGAAACCAAAAATTACCCAACAAAACACGATAATCTTCGAATTACGACTACGGCTCAAAGTGTCTATTGGAGAATAATCATAGTGTGAAAATAGGGTTTCAATAAGCCTCCTTGACACGTTcgaatagaattttttcgtgGAAAATGAATCAATTTAACTTTCGTTAACTTGTCATAATCGTGTAAAAGTTGAAACATAACCGCTATAAACTGATGACTAACCACTCTTGAGTGAATAAAATCAAGCGATTTCACCGAACAATTACTGCTGTCAAATATTGAGTGACCGTTGATTAATTCTTATGGAATAACCGTTCCATTTTATACAAGGATAGCAGCCGCCATAATTGATATCGATTTTATTCCGCAGGTTATTCTGACCCTGTCCTTGGGGATGGGTTTGGCGTTTTGCGAGCCGCCGGTAAGCAGCCAGTACGGTGTGCCGGGAAATTTTGATGGTCAAGGCAGCCATGGGGTTGGTGGTGGTCATGGGGGTGCGGGAACCGTGACGAACAGCTACGGGGCTCCGTTAAATGGAGGAGGACACGACGCCCACCAGGATTTCATCGACAGTCAGGTGAAATTTGGGAATCCATCACCTTGAAAGTACAATTTGAGATGAGAAGAATTTGGGAATAATTTACGATACGGAAATTCAAACTGTTTTGTgcaatttttcagtaatttCGGGTCATTGATTGGGAAACTTTTCAACTTTGGGGTGTGAGAGtagaattgttgaaaaaattgcacttAAAGAGTCTTGGTTGTATCAATTAGCAACTTTGTAGTTTAGAATTTCTGGTAtcgaaattttcgatttttctcacagtACGAATTCTAAGTTTTTAGATTGAACATGTTTCTAACCGTACCGCATTTTGAATCACCTGTTTTTTTAGAATCCCCAGTATTGAacgattcgattttttttctcttcttctaaGAAATTTCTAAAAAGAAATACTTGCAACACGTAGTTTTCAATCGTCAttgaattgatttttggaatgaaaacaattttccggtaaatttcaaatcgaactATAATCAAtactttcaataaatttcatcacGGTATATTtactataaaattattatattcctaAGCTACAAAGAtctttatcaaaaaaaaaaaaaatacgtagaaAAAACATGCtggaattattataaacgaaaTCTCAGCGGCCTTATTttaaatcgtttgaaaatatttaaaaagaaagagTAGATTCATCGATTTCACCCTACGATgacttattttattcaaaaaagaagaataaaaaaaaaaaatgctatacagtttctaaaaattcacaaaaacacAATgctaaaaaacattttttctaacCGCACTTTCCCCTATTTATGCATATCCAAAGAGATTTTCACGGCTTGcgagtataataatttcatcacGACTATCTCGTGAATAGAATTGCTAAAAATTATCGATTCTTTATGAACCTGCAATCTCTTAAATCTCTTAAAATCGTTCGAGAGGTCTAATCAAGGGATAAAATACGGTGAGGGTGAGGAATTCAGTCTACAGAGATTGCAGACttgaattttaacaaaaattgattacaaCTATCTCGTAAATAGAATTGCTAAGAGTTATCGATTTTTGTCATTAACCTGCAATCTCCTAAAACTGTTCGGGAGGTCCAAttaatggataaaaaaaaaaaaaaaaagagacacgACGAGGATGAGGAATTCAGTCTACCGAGATTGCATACTTTGAGCAAAGTAGAAACTTCCGCAAAAAGTGGTGCGATAGGAATCGCGAAGGGTAGGACGAGAGGGAAGGTTGGGGGTGGTTTGCTCGCATACGTCGGGGGGCGCATGCAAGTGCAGCAAAGTGGATTCTTGCATAATGGGAGCATTTAGATTCACCGTAGCGATTGTAGCGACCCGCCGAGTCGCGTATATAGACGATAAATGTTTGTCGCGCGTCTAATGCTCTCGGCATGGTGTCCCGGTGTTGTAAACCATGCGAACCTCCCGACCCCGACCCGACGACCACAGATAAACCATTTTATGGTCCCCGCCGCCGGCTTCCACAATACTGCGGATACCTCTCTTATATGTGTGTGTCTCTAAATTGCGAAAAGTAAGTCCCTCTCTTTACTTCTTTGTGCACGTTGGAAGCGAATCGGGAACGTCGCGTCGTTATTGCGTCGAAGAGATTTAAGTCGGGATCGTGTTCCTGGTTAATGTTCAGGTCAAGCCTCTCGCCTTATCCGATCCAGTTTTGCccgtgaaatttttactcgcTTTTATTCTTtacgttttaaaaattatttctcactctctctctatctctctcgtGTATAACGCATAccattctctttttctttcttattcttgttacatcttttttatacttcgGATGAAAGATTGAAGTAAATCTTTAAAGGAAAAGCTTAGACGCGTTGTCCTTGAGtgtcacaaaagaaaaaaaaaaaagaaaaataggcTGATGGTTCACTTTTTTGGTATACCTTTGATTACACCGTAAAAACGAAGGAATTGATTCAAAGGTCGTAATTTTAGaggtaacaaaaattttcattgtgtTTTTAGCTGTCTCGTGAtgggaaatgtttttttttttttgtttatttcttaatttaataaattcctCGGAGTGAGGAAGAAAATTCTTGTGATCGTAGAGTTTTTCTTTGAAACGTGAAGCCTCAGTACTCTGAATTCAATTAGTGAAATAAACTGCTTTGAGGTATTCAAGATGAAAAAAGATGGTGTATTAAACGAGAAATTACTTTGCTGGAATAATAGAGAAAAACTTTCCTCCCCAATCAATTTCAAGATCTAAAGTTTTTCAGGCATAAAAAGGGTTTCTTTTGTTCTTCAATATTGCAACACAAACTACCCTCCGGTACAGAAAGTGGTAACGGCATAAAAACCCGAGGGAGTAAcgggggaaagaaaaattaataactaCAACTCGGAGTAAAAGCTGCATTACAGAAGCTTGAATGACGAAATTTTCTCGCTGCAGCTCGACTCTGACGCTAATTATTTAAGCGAAAGGGATAgggaagaattgaaaaactgaCAAAACGAACGCgagacaaattaaaaactgtcgattctttttttcaattcgcttACAATTCATCCATGCATTTTCTTTCGTCATTGGTAACAAAACGCGAAATGCAACGGCTTAACAAAAGGCGGAGGACGACGATTGAGAAATCCGACTTACTTCCAGCCACggctatatacgtataataatcaGCTATTACAAGATCCTCGAGTAGCTCTCCATATTCATAGTATCGCTATTACACAGTTCAGAGGCCTCGTTCCGAGCTACATATTTTATACGTGTGAATATAAACTGACTACCCGATCCTCTCGTTCTCCTTTACATTCGGTACGAGCGGctgaagaatttattcctacAAACATAACTACCAGACGTTTATCAATAAGTTTATTATCATGCGAGCGAGAAAGATCTAAAACTGATTTATGAGGCCTTGAAGCAATTTTCCACTTCGCTAATCTCAGTCACTTATTCTGttattttaattgtttttccccaTTATTTAACCTACCGTCTGTTCGTTATCCAAACTTCAATCTTACAACGTTCAGACGCATGGCTGTAAAATAAcaggaaaaatagaaataaatttatttcatgcaAACAAAGCTTTGAGATACACGTCGACGATTCATTACAATATCGATGATTCTATCGTCGTCTCTGATGTAATGTTTTTgggttttttatttatttatttttttttttttttattttttatttctactttAAATCCTCAGCCGAAATCGTACGAGTTTGGTTACGCGGTGAAGGACGCGGCTTCCGGAAATGATTTCGGACGTCGCGAGACCAGCGACGGTGAAACGGTGCGGGGTGAATATCGAGTCCAACTTCCGGACGGGCGTACTCAGATCGTAACTTACACGGCTGATTGGAGAACGGGATTTCACGCTGATGTAAGGTACGAGGGTGTCGCCTCGTATCCCGATCAgtacaacaataacaacaacaacaacaacaacaacaacaactacAACAACAactacaacaacaacaacggaTACAACGATCTGAGCGCGAATAGTCTCCATACCGGATACAACGGAGCTGGTAATTACAACGGAGgtgattgaaatttctttgaagaagaagCTGAGCTTTCGTTGTAGTTAAAAATCAATGGCAGCAAAAGCGGTGTCAGTTTCTGTGACGCTTAAAGCTAATCTATTGATACAAAGTCACTGGGACGGTCATATTTTCACCTGACGATTTCATTGTCAGCTtaaaatcgttattttaaCAGGCTGATGTTTGTAAATGCAAGATTCtaaacgaaattgaaaatttatggaaaaGTTGCGAATACACTTTGATCATTGGTTCAGGTCTCCAATATTTTTTAGTCGCGAGACGTAGGTTGTGGAAAATACGAAATGACGTTATGGCAGTGATTTTGGATTTGATTtagtgggaaaaaaaaataaaaataactggACGGACAGGAAAGTTTTAATCATCGCAGTTTCAGATACTGATTTTAGAAaataaccttttttttttcatgagaGCTATCAGTTTGATCGTTTGGGATTGCAATGATTTGAAAtacttttcatttattattgtttgaaatattgtcTTCCGAGTCGTGATTCATTGAATGGTGTACAAATTTTAGGTAACAACGGAGCATACAACGGGAACAACAATTATCACGGCAGCAACGGGAATTATAACACAGGCGTTGGTGTCAGCGGTGTCAACAACAATTACGCCAACGGTCACAACAACAATTACAACGACAATAACTACGATGGAAACAGTTTGAACGGCGGTTACAACTATAACGCGGGATATTCGAGCAACGCTAATAATAATTTCGGTTCGAAATCCCCGGTCTCATCGTACGGAACGCCAGCGTTTCACTGACGGAATACAACGAATGTAAAAACCGTTTAACAAATtaagtggagaaaaaaaaaaaatatatttatcgatCAATTTAACGGTGGGATTAAAATACGTACCTGTATACCgtttcttgtttgtttttttttttcaggtgtaatttttttgtatccatttttttgtaataaaatttgtaaaaaaaaaaaacacgtaaaaggattgaaaaaaaaaagagagagaaaaaacgataAGAAGAAACAATGCGGCGGAGGTTGAACGGCGGGATTCACCTCAGTTTCAACGTCTCGACTttcgttaattaattactcaGCAATTAAAGGCCTAGGATTCTTACACTCGTACGTTATACGCGAATGTAACAGAAACGAGATATATAATACATTCCCACGCGATGATCTCGTAATCCTTGATACGCAACGCACGCGTGGGTATAACGCCGATTACTTTTAATGTTTCACTAGTGAGTCTGTGCATTTTATTGTgccatttttttccctcgatCTTCCATTTCACTGTATAagatatataaatatctaTCGTCGTGCAACATAGGGGAAAGTATGAATAGACCGAAAGCGTTTATTACTTTCAAGAGAAGAATTAATTCTTCTACATTGAAATACATAATATATCGTACATATGTAGATGAATTATACGACTAAAATAATTAGCGTGTTTACCTACATTGTCTTTGTTTCAAACAAAGACGTGATATTAAACGAAACCGGCAAAAGTTCCATGAGAATTtaacttttctcttttttcacttACAATTTATCGTCATCAGTTCGCCTGTCGCTATTATTTACGACTGTAGAACCAAAAACGTTGAactcgaagaaaaattaacgaattcCAATACACTTGAGAAAATGTATTTGACTCGTTCGAGGCTtccgatatatttttatacctcgtctttttttcaacataaGAGAATTAATTTTGTCGCCTCGTAattggagaataaaaaaaaaaaaaaaaatggatactTGAAAGATTTAGTATAGACAAACTATGCGTTGTTGCAATTGTTGCAacgatcatttttattaacgATTTTAACCTGCTCTGTTCTTAGACATGAAATCTTTCTTACGGTTGTAtcataatattaattatatttcgttCGTTGTATTTCACATATTTGTAGAATCATACAACGATTGgataaaaaatcgtcaaacgGATTGAATCACACAGAGACTAAACTAGACAAGCTAGTTGGCACAGTGAAACAAATTCACAACTGAGTTGGTCTGCAGAATGTTTACGCGGAGCAAACTTCTGTTTGCAAATTGTTAGTGCACTCAACCGGGAATTCTTGCCAGACCGAATCTGGGTACGAAATAAGTTCAGAAGCAGTTGGAACGGCTGCGAGCATCTTTCGGGCGAGGGaaacgaggaaaaagaaaaaaaaaggggggggggggaggggaggaggATATCCGGCTCGAAAATTGCGgaagtctgaaaaaaaaaaaaaaaggaaaaaaaaaattggagaataCTTTGTACACGTGAAATAAGAAGGAAGAAAAGCTCACGGCAAAAAGAAGATCAACGATCAAATCGaagcaaaaaattatacactgTATAAGAAAAAACTCGTTTATTATATTCACcagaaaattcaagtaactATTTTACAGGTTTTTTTCAGTTGAATCGAGCCTTAACGTTAACGGATTGTTACAccaatatgaaaaattatgataacAGTTGTGAGAAGATTTAGTTCGAGCGACGATAATCGAAAAGAATATGAATAACGCACGctagattttttggtcagagCTAGAAAggcatttttcaatttgtaactgaaaatcgatttttcttagTTACGGCagaaatgtaaataattagCGATCGCAGAGTGAGCAAGACTGTAAATTTCTCTCTGGGATAATGTTCCTGCGCAACGTGGCAATTGCAACTTATTGTAGTATCAAGACGAGTAGGTATTATACA
Coding sequences:
- the LOC107221206 gene encoding probable serine/threonine-protein kinase clkA isoform X1 encodes the protein MERTVRQVILTLSLGMGLAFCEPPVSSQYGVPGNFDGQGSHGVGGGHGGAGTVTNSYGAPLNGGGHDAHQDFIDSQPKSYEFGYAVKDAASGNDFGRRETSDGETVRGEYRVQLPDGRTQIVTYTADWRTGFHADVRYEGVASYPDQYNNNNNNNNNNNNYNNNYNNNNGYNDLSANSLHTGYNGAGNYNGGNNGAYNGNNNYHGSNGNYNTGVGVSGVNNNYANGHNNNYNDNNYDGNSLNGGYNYNAGYSSNANNNFGSKSPVSSYGTPAFH
- the LOC107221206 gene encoding probable serine/threonine-protein kinase clkA isoform X2, which produces MERTVRQVILTLSLGMGLAFCEPPVSSQYGVPGNFDGQGSHGVGGGHGGAGTVTNSYGAPLNGGGHDAHQDFIDSQPKSYEFGYAVKDAASGNDFGRRETSDGETVRGEYRVQLPDGRTQIVTYTADWRTGFHADVRYEGVASYPDQYNNNNNNNNNNNNYNNNYNNNNGYNDLSANSLHTGYNGAGNNGAYNGNNNYHGSNGNYNTGVGVSGVNNNYANGHNNNYNDNNYDGNSLNGGYNYNAGYSSNANNNFGSKSPVSSYGTPAFH